The genomic stretch CATTTTTTAGCATTGACCATCATGAGGGCGAACAATAACGAACAAAGCCGAATCGGTTGCAACCACTATAATTACCTGCCACCCACTTTAGACTGCCTTTAGTTCAATTAGTCTCCAACTTGGAAGTAACCGTAACGGAGTGGCCACCTCACTATGAGCACCCGAATCGAGATCGTTCCTTCGACGGACAACAATCCTTCGCATCATATAGTGAACAACAGCCATGGAGAAACCGATGCGGTTCACATTTTCAGCGGAAACGAAATGCAGCCAAAAATGTACACCAACCCGGTGATATACGACAACAATGCTGACCGCGTGCGACCCTGCTTCGACAACGAATGGAGTAACTTCGAGAAGACCCCGAACAGGCAGGCCGTGGAAAACTACGATCGGATCCAGCGCAGCATGGACAGTATGAACGAACCGTTCAACCACGATATGTTCCGAAATGTGATCGAAAATGCTTTGAATGTTGCGTTTCTGGCTGCGAACACCAATCAGCTGCGTTTGCTGACGGAATATCAACAGGAAGCACCGACCTATGTGGCCTGCGTCGGAATGGTCATCATGTCGCTGGTGATGCAAATTCTCGTTGGCGTTTCGATGGTTACGATTTCGGTTAGGAGAGCATGtgcttttgtttgttttgatcaTAAAAGTTTAATGTTGGTTTTTCCTTCCTAGATTAACAACGACCAACGTTGGAAGAGACTGAAAACTATTGCGTCTGTTGGTGTGGCCATTATTGCCATCGTTAACATTATTGTGCTTACGTTGATGAATGCGGTGTTgttcaaaaaatgattttcttgTTACCTATGTTTAATTGTTGATGTCACATTTGAAACGTGCACATATGTAGTTAAGCTTGTAGACttattcaaataaaatatttaaactgtATCTATGCATGCGTAAAAGTAGAACTCATCATCAGTCCACGTACTTTACGTTCCTCATTGAAGAAGGTAAGCGATAATATCTAATATATATAACTTACACTTCAAGTTCCCGAAGGTCCTCCTGTGGTTACCGATCACTGAAAAGGGAATGGCCATGTTGCTGTTCTCTTCCGCGATGCTCATGGTAGGCAGGGAGATATACAGTACGACGTACCTGCTGGGAGTTACAGTCTTTATCAACAGCTATCACGTGCAGGAAGATGTGGTCTTTTACCCGGACCTGACCTCGGCACATTGTGCCAAAAATCACTAAAGGAGATGAATCAGCACAAGATAAATGTTGGTCCGCAGACCGTCAACCAACAATTCCCAATCCCAAGTTGACACCGATAGACACTTTCAAAGCAAACCTTAATACTTAATAGCAAACCTTAGATCTCCAAAACCATAAAAAGAGCTGAAGAACATGCCGACATCAATCTTATCATCGACCGTGACTACCATGATGCTACTAGACTTAAAAACGTAAGATTTAAGGAAATCATTTTCATCGTCGTCTGCAATAAGTCAATTTTCCTAATGCATACTTCACGTGAACTATGCAAAAAGATCTTTAGATGTGTTTTATCTTGTAAATACAACTCCCTAATTTTTACCTACTTTTGTGAGAACATTTTACCTATCAAAATGAATCAAAGTATACTGAGCAAACCGGAGCAATAACaaatattgaaaacaaacaaacatgTCTCAACCGCAACCAAATAATCCAAACTTCTGCAGTCGGCACCACAAGGTTTTCGCTAAACTGTGTATTGACGGAAGTTTATTGATTCCAACGGTACTCCAGCTATACTTCGTTTACAAAACAGATAAAGATCACTATGCGACGTTACCGTACCTTCTGATGGGTATCCTCATCGTATCGATGATTCTTCAGTTACTGGTAATAACGCTGTACTTGTCCTTGCGCGTAAGCGAATGTCCAAAATTTCTACTAGGTGCTTTATAACTCGACAGTTTTTGCTTTTCAGTTGCTACCTGCCACATCGGATCGCAATAGTTTGAAAATGTTGATCACACAAATAATCTTCATCTTGACAATTTTGCACATCCTCGTCTCTGTGCTTATGGAAGGGCTGTTCAGCTCAACATGAGTACATATTGCATACTGTCGAAACAAACTGTGACCGGATTTCTCAAAACATTATCACGCACGACCGTATCCCAACAACGGAGATATTATCTGAACTTTATTTATCCAGCTTTGGTGGAAACTCACTTCAATTAACTACCCTTACGTTCTCATCTTCTGCTTTCAACTTTTCGCCGCATTCGAATCGCTGGAAATCTACTACCTCGACTTGGTTTGCTTCAAGGACTTCCCCAACCGTGTAAGTAGGATCTGCAAGGTACTCCTGAAAAATCAAGCACGGCTCATCATCTTTTTCCGGTTTCGGCTCATCTCGACTTTTGTCGCCAATTCGATCCGGTCTCATTCCGACGACGTGCTGACAAATTTTTTTGGCTACTTCGCCATCCGAGGCTGGGCTGCTATTTCTGAACGCTAAAATGCTACCATATTTACCGTACTGTGGAATGTCAGATGGAATTTCTTCCACTGGTGCCGGATGGACATAACCTGTGAATGTTTCAAAGTTAGTAGAACTTAACGGTTTAGAAAACTACAGATCTCACCAGTCAACTTGACACTTTCAGGAGCTTTGTAGCAGATAGCCCTATTGAGAGTTGCGTTCTCGCCAACAGTCCCTATCATCAAAGCTAGATGATCCCCCAGTGATTTACCATCGTCCATTTTAATCTGCTTTAGTGCCTCTCCGTTTAATCCGATTTTAGTCAAATTGGTATCCCCTTCCACCAGGTTCATGTATTGCACACAAGCAGCCGACGCAGTTTgaacaaacttttgaaaacTTTCATTTCTGGCGACAAAGTCGGTCTCACAATTGACTTCCACCATGGCACCGATATTACTTCGAACCAGCACTCCGATCAGGCCCTGCGTTGTATTACGACCCTCCAGCTTGGTAGCCTTAGACCAACCCATAGCCTGTGCCTGTTCCTTCAGCCAATGTTCTGCCTTACCAAGATCGTTACCATGTAGCTCCAGTGCCTTCTTGCAGTTGGCGAAAGTGTAACCGGTTTTCTTTCGCAATGCTGCCAATGCACTCTTCTCCGCGGTTGCATAAAAACGGACCCCGAACCCGGTGGTACCGACAAAACGAGCTGCAAAGCTGAGAAGCATGACTGAAAACAAGCAGGATTACAACTTTGTTTCAATTATTAATTCAAAAAGACCAACTGTTAAATTATAAACTTTTAATCGTTTAATATGTTTTAATAATATATCCTATATATAGACGGAAAACTGCTAACCGATTAACGTTTCTCAATAATAGTGTTAAaagtaaaatacgcatattATGACAATAAATAAGTTCGAGCAATGTGTACACCGAACACAACGTTTTTTCGGTCCCTTGGAATGCATTTCCCCTAAGACtggaacaaaacaaacaagcaaGCCGATCAGCTTTCAGTCATCATCCGCGATCATTTCGTCAAAAATTTCAGCAAACTCCTGTGCATATGCCAACCGTTCATTCCTGGTCCAGGAGCTCGTATTTGTTCGAAACTGCATCAACTGTGTCAGTAGCTTTTCAAAGTCCTTCACCTCCTCGTCGGCCCTTCGCTCGTCCTCAGTCAGTTCGCCCTCTTCAGTACTGCTTCCTTGCAAGGCAGGCTCTTCTCCACCAGCGTCGCCGACGCTAGAATTCTTCCGGGTCATATTCACATTCGACCAGATAAAGTTGTGCATCGCCTGTATCAGCTCGTCCACACCAGCAGCCTCCCCTTCCTCCGTCTCGCCAATAGGTTCAAGCTCTATCACATCCAAAGCGTCACAAAATTGTTTCGCTTCTCGATAAGTAATCCCCTTTTCGCTGTCCTCCTGCAGCTCAGCGCAAAGCAGAATACCAAATTCGATATCGGAATCTGTCACGAAACTAGCGTACTCTGGCAGCAGTTTCAAGAAATTGCGATCCGTCGAatcgaaatatatcaatattCCTTCCGTCTGTTTCAGAATAGGCGCTGGCATTGCTTCTAGTTCGGTGGTACTTTTACAAACACAAAACAGGACATCCGTGTCGTAATACTTTGTTCGAATGTGATAGCTATACCCGGTATGACCGTCCGCAAGAGGCTCGACGCCCTGATCAGCTGGCACTTTGCGGACTTTAGCAATCAGAGATTCCGGTTGTACGGTCGGGTCCACCGACAGAACCAGTACAATCGGTTTGTCCATTTTGATAGAGCAGTGCTTTGTCGCCAATCTGAAACAGGCGGACCGGAATTAGTTTTGCACTGTAGCCAAAAAAAGTTTTGTGTAGTTTCTCATACTACCGCGCTATGCGAAACAAGTTACATcacaaaatgttttgaaaactcTTCCGAATCACGAACTGATAAATACATTTTATTACGGGTAGAAAAATAGCTGATAGGTACTTACTTCTGTTACGCTCAACTGTTTATAATTTTGTGTAGATCCAATAAAGGTGTTTCACGATTTTAttcgaaatttttaaaatttaaagccTTTCAATCATCACTTACTTCCACATGAATGTCATGGTGGGTTATGGTTTAACAAATGTCAACTCTCTCTTCTTTATCCACAATGTCAGTTCTCTATTTTAGAGATGTAAGCTGTCTGAGCTCAAGGCGTGTAGTGTGTTAAGTTTCGTATGCACCTGAATCAAAAATTGGACAAGAATGTTAATAAATTGAGTTTATGCTAAGGCGGCATTCATAAACTTCGTAACGCTCATAGAAGGGAGGGGGAGGTATTCTTGAGCGTtatgatttgttacataggggagggggaaggtaagatcagcgttacgtaacgaaaaatctctgaagagGCTCTCCAAAAACTAGCATTTTTATTTCTCACCTTTTCCTCTGAACTTATTTGTGAGGTTATTTGTGAAGGGTACacacttaaggtgaaacgggacgtggtagcgatcaactcgaattttgcaatctaattttctcttgatttatgaagactacgtacatgaaacttttattaattgttttcacaactgttgcatgcctgaagtagcaatatgagtgctgtttatttagtggaagccgatttttttaagctcaaactacaaaagtagaaaaaaactctaacctcaaaattgtataggaaaagaccaCAATCCCTTTCCACCTTAAATGCGAGAATTTTTCTCGGGaaagtaaaatatttatttctatttcaagcagtaaatgtggagctgcacacttaataaaaaaaaatcgttcggtAATATTTTTTACA from Wyeomyia smithii strain HCP4-BCI-WySm-NY-G18 chromosome 3, ASM2978416v1, whole genome shotgun sequence encodes the following:
- the LOC129731772 gene encoding uncharacterized protein LOC129731772; this translates as MSTRIEIVPSTDNNPSHHIVNNSHGETDAVHIFSGNEMQPKMYTNPVIYDNNADRVRPCFDNEWSNFEKTPNRQAVENYDRIQRSMDSMNEPFNHDMFRNVIENALNVAFLAANTNQLRLLTEYQQEAPTYVACVGMVIMSLVMQILVGVSMVTISINNDQRWKRLKTIASVGVAIIAIVNIIVLTLMNAVLFKK
- the LOC129727575 gene encoding elongation factor Ts, mitochondrial isoform X1, which codes for MLLSFAARFVGTTGFGVRFYATAEKSALAALRKKTGYTFANCKKALELHGNDLGKAEHWLKEQAQAMGWSKATKLEGRNTTQGLIGVLVRSNIGAMVEVNCETDFVARNESFQKFVQTASAACVQYMNLVEGDTNLTKIGLNGEALKQIKMDDGKSLGDHLALMIGTVGENATLNRAICYKAPESVKLTGYVHPAPVEEIPSDIPQYGKYGSILAFRNSSPASDGEVAKKICQHVVGMRPDRIGDKSRDEPKPEKDDEPCLIFQEYLADPTYTVGEVLEANQVEVVDFQRFECGEKLKAEDENVRVVN
- the LOC129727575 gene encoding uncharacterized protein LOC129727575 isoform X2 — protein: MDKPIVLVLSVDPTVQPESLIAKVRKVPADQGVEPLADGHTGYSYHIRTKYYDTDVLFCVCKSTTELEAMPAPILKQTEGILIYFDSTDRNFLKLLPEYASFVTDSDIEFGILLCAELQEDSEKGITYREAKQFCDALDVIELEPIGETEEGEAAGVDELIQAMHNFIWSNVNMTRKNSSVGDAGGEEPALQGSSTEEGELTEDERRADEEVKDFEKLLTQLMQFRTNTSSWTRNERLAYAQEFAEIFDEMIADDD